The nucleotide window GAAAGCTGCGGCGAAAAGAGCCTTCTGCCGAACCTGCGGCGCAGCCGGAACAACATTGAGCATGGCACGAACAGAGATGATGATTTTGAAATACAGGAGGTTGCTGTGGCAAAATTTGAAACGGAACGTCTTGTCCTGAGACCTTTTGAAGCCAAGGATGCGGCAGGCCTGTTTGAAATGCTTTCGCATCCACGAGTCCACTGTTTTGCGCCTGACCGTCTGGATTCGATGGAAGCAGCGGTTGCCGACGTTGCGCGGCGAAGCGCAGACCCCGTGCAACTGGCGGTTTGCCTCAAGGGGCAGGATGTGATGATCGGGCTGATGTTTGCCGCGAATGATGAGCCGGATACCTATGGCCTGGGCTGGCATCTGAACACCAGCCATGAGGGAAAGGGATACGCAAGCGAGGCCGCAAGGGCGTTCATTGACATCCTTTTTACCCGCAAGGGCGCACGGCGGGTATATGCCTATGTGGAAGATGACAATATCCGCTCGCAAAAACTGTGCGAGCGGCTGGGCATGCGCAGGGAAGGGCTTTTCAAGGAGTTCATTTCATTTGTCAGCAATGCCGATGGAACGCC belongs to Desulfovibrio desulfuricans DSM 642 and includes:
- a CDS encoding GNAT family N-acetyltransferase; translated protein: MAKFETERLVLRPFEAKDAAGLFEMLSHPRVHCFAPDRLDSMEAAVADVARRSADPVQLAVCLKGQDVMIGLMFAANDEPDTYGLGWHLNTSHEGKGYASEAARAFIDILFTRKGARRVYAYVEDDNIRSQKLCERLGMRREGLFKEFISFVSNADGTPKYENTCLYALLEKEWESNR